In Flavobacterium lacustre, a genomic segment contains:
- a CDS encoding curli production assembly/transport component CsgF, translating into MKIVILLACLLVNSLVSNAQDLVYKPINPAFGGDTFNYQWLLSSAEAQNKFKEDTSVGLEQQTELERFKDNLNNQLLNQVSNSLFQKQFGDKGITEGSYVFGSLSVDIYPSNLGLVVDILDTETGEQTQVIIPNN; encoded by the coding sequence ATGAAAATAGTAATCCTATTAGCGTGTCTGTTGGTAAATTCGTTGGTTTCTAATGCTCAAGATTTGGTTTACAAACCAATAAATCCGGCATTTGGAGGAGATACTTTTAATTATCAATGGTTGCTTAGTTCAGCCGAAGCACAAAATAAATTTAAAGAGGACACCAGTGTTGGACTGGAACAACAAACGGAGCTGGAACGTTTCAAAGACAATCTCAATAATCAATTGTTGAATCAAGTGTCAAATTCTTTGTTCCAAAAACAATTTGGTGATAAAGGAATTACCGAGGGATCGTATGTTTTTGGCAGTTTGTCGGTAGACATTTATCCGTCAAATCTGGGATTGGTCGTCGATATTTTAGATACTGAAACTGGCGAGCAAACCCAAGTTATCATTCCTAACAATTAA
- a CDS encoding CsgE family curli-type amyloid fiber assembly protein: MKSLILKLAFVLLFANMQTISSQTVYKEVKAKIEVEEVENILSVTGTAENLKAVYKNISFKLSVFKKNKSNDNKSSNMQDGRMTLEPINKVILSKTQINRGKDDQIIVLLLIYDENNVIIGKDRVVFGQEEEPKVSVLKPNDGLEMIGIVSNETKTKLGNDFYDFFYSEFSKLKINSNKIIYVQEELTFGRTTKITVNIDGEIIEEFIARPEEDFLKYMSQTASSKVFKYFKNIEKQNKSIMQY; encoded by the coding sequence ATGAAATCATTGATATTAAAACTGGCTTTTGTTTTGCTTTTCGCCAATATGCAAACTATTTCGTCTCAAACGGTTTATAAAGAAGTTAAAGCCAAAATTGAAGTCGAGGAAGTAGAAAATATATTGTCCGTTACCGGAACAGCCGAAAATCTGAAAGCAGTATATAAAAACATTTCATTTAAACTGTCTGTTTTTAAAAAGAATAAATCAAATGATAATAAATCCAGTAATATGCAAGATGGTCGCATGACATTAGAGCCTATAAATAAGGTGATTCTTTCTAAAACACAAATCAATAGAGGGAAAGACGATCAAATTATTGTGTTATTATTGATTTATGATGAAAACAATGTGATTATTGGTAAAGACCGCGTTGTATTTGGTCAGGAGGAAGAGCCAAAAGTAAGCGTTTTGAAACCCAATGACGGATTAGAAATGATTGGAATTGTTTCTAATGAGACCAAAACGAAATTAGGAAACGATTTCTACGATTTCTTTTATTCCGAGTTTTCTAAACTCAAAATTAATTCGAATAAAATTATTTACGTCCAAGAAGAATTAACTTTTGGAAGAACCACAAAAATCACCGTCAATATTGATGGGGAAATCATCGAAGAATTTATAGCAAGACCCGAAGAAGATTTCCTTAAATATATGTCTCAAACGGCTTCTTCCAAGGTTTTCAAGTATTTTAAAAATATAGAGAAGCAAAATAAATCAATTATGCAATATTAA
- a CDS encoding glutamine synthetase III produces the protein MSTLRFQALREASTRKPVKFEESDRKSILFGSNVFNEKAMRQYLTSDALKGVQGAVQHGTKIDRKLADYIAMGMKEWALAKGVTHYTHWFQPLTGTTAEKHDAFFETSYDGSDPVEKFGGAQLVQQEPDASSFPNGGIRNTFEARGYTAWDPTSPAFIYGTTLCIPTVFISYTGEALDNKIPLLRALSVMDDAATEVCKYFDKNVKKVTATLGWEQEYFLVDSALANSRPDLIMTGRTLLGHTSAKGQQLDDHYFGSIPTRALTYMRDLEQECMLLGIPVKTRHNEVAPNQFELAPIFEETNLAVDHNCLLMDVMQKVAERHDFKVLFHEKPFKGVNGSGKHNNWSLATDTGVNLLSPSKTPMSNLQFLTFFINTIKAVNDNESLLRASIATASNDHRLGANEAPPAIISVFIGEQLTKVLAELEGVTTGKLSPEEKTDLKLNVVGKIPDVLLDNTDRNRTSPFAFTGNKFEFRAVGSSANCSNAMTTLNAIVAKQLRAFKIEVDALIESKDMKKDDAIFNVLREYIKQSKKILFEGDGYSEAWEIEAAKRGLSNFKTTPEALKARASKQALDLFSELGIMNHIEVEARYEIELEEYTKKIQIEGRVLGDISKNHVIPTAIRYQNTLIENVKGLKDIFGDEFKILAKEQIILIKEISNHIEGINSKVEAMTEERKSANHLTDAQEMAEAYCNKVKPYFEVIRNHCDKLELLVDNEYWTLTKYRELLFTK, from the coding sequence ATGTCAACATTACGTTTTCAAGCCTTGAGAGAAGCTTCAACTAGAAAGCCCGTTAAATTTGAAGAATCAGATCGAAAATCAATTCTTTTTGGTTCAAATGTGTTCAATGAAAAAGCAATGAGGCAATATTTGACTTCAGATGCTTTGAAAGGAGTACAAGGTGCAGTTCAGCATGGAACTAAAATAGACAGAAAATTAGCGGATTATATCGCAATGGGAATGAAAGAGTGGGCTCTTGCTAAAGGAGTTACACATTATACGCATTGGTTTCAACCTCTTACTGGTACAACCGCCGAAAAACATGATGCGTTCTTTGAAACATCGTATGACGGAAGTGATCCTGTAGAAAAATTTGGCGGAGCACAATTGGTACAACAAGAACCGGACGCTTCGAGTTTTCCAAACGGTGGAATTAGAAATACATTTGAAGCCAGAGGTTATACAGCTTGGGATCCAACATCTCCGGCATTTATTTACGGAACTACTTTGTGTATTCCTACTGTTTTTATTTCGTACACCGGAGAAGCTTTAGATAATAAAATTCCATTATTAAGAGCATTGTCGGTTATGGATGATGCAGCAACTGAAGTTTGTAAATATTTTGATAAGAATGTTAAAAAGGTGACAGCAACATTAGGCTGGGAACAAGAATATTTCTTGGTTGACAGTGCTTTGGCTAATTCTCGTCCGGATCTTATCATGACTGGTAGAACTTTGTTGGGGCATACTTCCGCAAAAGGACAACAGTTAGATGATCATTATTTTGGTTCTATTCCGACTCGTGCTTTAACGTACATGAGAGATTTAGAGCAAGAATGTATGTTGTTAGGAATACCGGTTAAAACTCGTCACAACGAAGTAGCGCCAAACCAGTTTGAGTTGGCTCCTATTTTTGAGGAAACGAACTTAGCGGTAGATCACAACTGCTTGTTGATGGATGTAATGCAAAAAGTAGCGGAGCGTCATGATTTTAAAGTGTTGTTTCATGAAAAACCGTTCAAAGGAGTTAATGGCTCAGGAAAACACAACAACTGGTCATTAGCAACAGATACTGGAGTAAACTTGTTGAGTCCAAGTAAAACACCAATGAGCAATTTGCAATTTTTAACGTTTTTTATCAATACCATTAAAGCGGTAAATGATAACGAATCGTTGTTGAGAGCCTCTATTGCAACAGCTAGTAATGATCACAGATTAGGGGCAAATGAAGCGCCGCCGGCAATTATTTCAGTTTTCATTGGAGAGCAATTGACAAAAGTTTTGGCAGAATTAGAAGGAGTTACAACCGGAAAATTATCTCCTGAAGAAAAAACAGATTTAAAATTAAATGTAGTTGGTAAAATTCCGGATGTTCTTTTAGATAATACAGACAGAAATAGAACATCTCCATTTGCTTTTACTGGAAATAAATTTGAGTTTAGAGCGGTTGGTTCTTCTGCGAACTGTTCTAACGCAATGACAACTTTGAATGCGATTGTAGCAAAACAATTGAGAGCGTTCAAAATTGAAGTGGATGCTTTGATTGAATCTAAAGACATGAAGAAAGATGATGCTATCTTTAATGTATTGAGAGAATATATCAAACAATCTAAAAAAATCCTTTTTGAAGGAGACGGGTATAGTGAAGCTTGGGAAATAGAAGCGGCAAAAAGAGGATTGAGCAACTTCAAAACTACTCCTGAAGCATTGAAAGCCAGAGCTTCGAAACAAGCTTTAGATTTATTCTCTGAATTGGGAATCATGAATCATATAGAAGTCGAAGCACGTTACGAAATTGAATTGGAAGAGTACACGAAGAAAATCCAAATCGAAGGTAGAGTTTTGGGTGATATTTCAAAAAATCACGTAATCCCTACAGCTATTCGTTATCAAAATACCTTGATTGAAAATGTAAAAGGGTTAAAAGATATTTTTGGAGACGAATTTAAAATCCTTGCCAAAGAGCAAATTATCTTAATTAAAGAAATTTCAAATCATATTGAAGGAATCAATTCTAAAGTTGAGGCGATGACTGAAGAAAGAAAATCAGCAAATCATTTGACAGATGCTCAAGAAATGGCAGAAGCATATTGCAATAAAGTAAAACCATATTTTGAAGTTATCAGAAATCACTGTGATAAATTAGAATTATTAGTGGATAATGAATATTGGACTTTAACGAAATACAGAGAATTACTGTTTACTAAATAA
- a CDS encoding glutamine synthetase beta-grasp domain-containing protein, which produces MAKIKLEYIWLDGYEPTQNLRSKTKVEEHEDFKGTLEEIGNWSFDGSSTRQAEGGSSDCLLVPVAIYPDPTRINGYLVMTEVMNADGTAHPSNGRATIDDDGDFWFGFEQEYFIMDNHTLLPLGFPIGGYPAPQGMYYCSVGGKNTHGRDIVEEHADLCIAAGINFEGINQEVACGQWEFQLFAKGAKKAGDEIWVARYLLDRLSEKYNCFIEYHPKPLGDTDWNGSGMHANFSNEVLRTCGSQEVYEKICEAFRPVTAEHIAVYGAYNDQRLTGKHETASIHDFSYGVSDRGASIRIPLITVQKGWKGWLEDRRPASNGDPYKIAARIVKTVKSAL; this is translated from the coding sequence ATGGCTAAAATAAAGTTAGAGTACATTTGGTTAGATGGATATGAACCAACTCAAAATCTTAGAAGTAAAACTAAAGTTGAAGAACATGAAGACTTTAAAGGAACATTAGAAGAAATCGGAAACTGGTCTTTTGATGGTTCATCAACAAGACAAGCTGAAGGTGGATCTTCTGATTGTTTATTAGTACCAGTTGCAATTTACCCTGATCCTACTCGTATCAACGGATACTTAGTAATGACAGAAGTTATGAATGCTGATGGTACTGCACACCCTTCTAACGGAAGAGCTACAATTGATGATGATGGTGATTTCTGGTTCGGTTTTGAGCAAGAATACTTTATCATGGACAACCACACTTTATTGCCTTTAGGATTTCCAATAGGTGGTTACCCTGCTCCACAAGGGATGTACTACTGTTCAGTAGGTGGAAAAAACACTCACGGAAGAGACATCGTAGAAGAGCATGCTGATTTATGTATTGCTGCAGGTATCAACTTTGAAGGAATTAATCAAGAGGTTGCTTGTGGTCAATGGGAATTCCAATTGTTCGCAAAAGGAGCTAAAAAAGCTGGAGACGAAATATGGGTTGCGAGATACTTATTAGATCGTTTATCTGAAAAATATAACTGTTTTATTGAATACCACCCAAAACCATTAGGTGATACCGATTGGAACGGATCAGGAATGCATGCTAACTTCTCTAACGAAGTATTAAGAACATGTGGTTCTCAAGAAGTTTACGAAAAAATATGTGAGGCATTCAGACCTGTAACTGCAGAACACATTGCTGTTTACGGAGCATACAATGACCAACGTTTGACAGGTAAACATGAAACTGCTTCTATCCATGATTTCTCTTACGGAGTTTCAGATAGAGGAGCTTCTATCAGAATCCCATTAATTACCGTTCAAAAAGGATGGAAAGGATGGTTGGAAGACAGAAGACCAGCTTCTAACGGTGATCCATACAAAATTGCAGCAAGAATTGTTAAAACTGTAAAATCAGCTTTGTAA
- a CDS encoding TerC family protein: MIVWISFLTAVLIFLALDLGVFNKTPHIISTKEAGKWTAIWVALSFLFSFVIHWLYSTNYIANPDGLKPTTASIKFITGYLIELSLSVDNIFVIAIIFSAFRIPQKYQHRVLFWGILGAIVFRGLMIFFGVMLIHKFTWTTYLFGAFLIYTAIKMLMNGEDEKFEPKKSFVYKSLKKIMPISNHMDKEHFFVKRRHIRAATPLFVALVVIEVMDVIFAIDSVPAILAITSDPFLVFSSNIFAILGLRSMYFFLANMLAKFSYLEYSLIAILSFVGLKMLLHDFIEIPEWGSLAFIAVSLLAGIIVSLKINKDEVPE, translated from the coding sequence ATGATTGTATGGATTTCTTTTTTAACAGCAGTTTTAATTTTTCTTGCACTTGATTTAGGTGTTTTCAATAAAACGCCTCATATCATCAGCACGAAAGAAGCCGGAAAATGGACCGCTATCTGGGTCGCTCTTTCCTTTTTATTTTCATTTGTTATTCACTGGCTTTACAGCACAAACTACATTGCAAATCCTGACGGACTAAAACCAACCACAGCTTCTATTAAATTCATCACCGGTTATTTGATAGAATTATCATTAAGTGTTGACAATATTTTTGTTATTGCAATTATTTTTTCTGCTTTCAGAATCCCTCAAAAATACCAACATCGCGTTTTGTTTTGGGGTATTTTGGGTGCCATTGTTTTTAGAGGTTTAATGATCTTTTTTGGAGTTATGCTAATCCATAAATTCACTTGGACCACTTATCTTTTTGGAGCATTCTTGATTTATACCGCAATAAAGATGCTAATGAACGGCGAGGATGAAAAATTTGAACCTAAAAAATCATTCGTTTATAAAAGTCTGAAGAAAATTATGCCGATTTCCAATCACATGGACAAAGAGCATTTTTTTGTAAAAAGAAGACATATTAGAGCTGCAACCCCGCTTTTTGTAGCATTGGTTGTGATAGAAGTTATGGATGTTATTTTTGCTATTGATAGTGTTCCTGCTATTTTAGCGATAACTTCAGATCCTTTTCTTGTGTTCAGTTCCAATATTTTTGCGATACTAGGATTGCGTTCCATGTATTTCTTTTTGGCAAATATGCTGGCTAAATTCAGCTATTTAGAATATAGCCTTATTGCTATTTTAAGTTTTGTAGGTCTAAAAATGCTATTGCATGATTTCATCGAAATTCCAGAATGGGGTTCATTGGCTTTTATTGCCGTTTCTCTTTTGGCCGGAATCATAGTATCATTAAAAATAAACAAAGACGAAGTTCCTGAGTAA
- a CDS encoding DUF1543 domain-containing protein — MKEKLKLYMVMLGCTPKGRFTEQHDIFFGIGYSLKELIPKMNLFWPEAKGKIHIDAWREVTAVDDFAIEIVSKTDFSASNTEKLFFINLGGYKENEFEEYHYKTLTVAENMALASKKAKSSTFYKHFGFKGATSHIDDKYGIDVDDIYNVTDILAPDYKSQFAIKITKSETPLEADAMQIGYLKLDKIL, encoded by the coding sequence ATGAAAGAGAAACTCAAATTATACATGGTAATGCTGGGCTGCACGCCCAAAGGTCGTTTTACGGAACAACATGATATTTTTTTCGGAATTGGTTATTCTCTAAAAGAATTAATCCCGAAAATGAATCTTTTTTGGCCTGAAGCCAAAGGGAAAATACATATTGATGCGTGGCGGGAAGTTACTGCAGTTGATGATTTTGCTATTGAAATTGTTTCTAAGACTGACTTTTCTGCTTCTAATACCGAAAAACTATTCTTCATCAATCTGGGTGGATACAAAGAAAACGAATTTGAAGAATACCATTATAAAACGCTAACTGTTGCCGAAAACATGGCATTGGCTTCGAAAAAAGCGAAGTCCAGCACTTTTTACAAACATTTTGGCTTCAAAGGAGCCACATCACATATTGACGACAAATACGGAATTGATGTAGATGATATTTATAATGTAACCGATATCTTAGCTCCAGATTACAAATCACAATTCGCTATTAAAATCACCAAATCAGAAACACCTTTAGAAGCAGACGCTATGCAAATTGGTTATTTGAAATTGGATAAAATTCTATAG
- a CDS encoding FimB/Mfa2 family fimbrial subunit, protein MKNILKLSLLLVVAMTSVSTYAIDGDFLLNVKKGNGNEISFSLNGLQKVTVFIYDDENNLIYTEKAAGEKGILKTYNLDEFPIGTYYLVVENNLKKVKHEIVISEQKTILTTKAVSEIYKPTLKKQNVADVN, encoded by the coding sequence ATGAAAAACATTTTAAAATTGAGTTTATTGTTGGTAGTAGCAATGACTAGTGTAAGTACGTATGCAATTGATGGTGATTTTTTACTAAATGTAAAAAAAGGAAATGGCAATGAAATTAGCTTTTCTCTAAATGGACTTCAAAAAGTCACAGTCTTTATTTATGACGATGAGAATAATCTAATTTATACCGAGAAAGCAGCCGGTGAAAAAGGAATTTTAAAAACCTATAATTTAGATGAATTTCCTATTGGCACCTACTATTTGGTTGTAGAAAACAATCTGAAAAAAGTGAAACATGAAATTGTTATTTCTGAACAAAAAACAATTTTGACTACAAAAGCAGTTTCGGAAATCTACAAACCGACCTTGAAAAAACAAAATGTAGCCGATGTTAATTAA
- a CDS encoding methylmalonyl-CoA mutase family protein, which translates to MEPIKPYVPVNKVRIVTAASLFDGHDAAINIMRRIIQSTGVEVIHLGHDRSVEEVVNTAIQEDANAIALTSYQGGHNEYFKYMYDLLKEKGAGHIKIFGGGGGVILPSEIAELQEYGIARIYAPDDGRAMGLQGMINDLVQRSDYAIGDVLKDEMNHLEDKNPRAIARIISSAENFPEVAKPILDTIHNKNKTSKTPVLGITGTGGAGKSSLVDELVRRFLIDFPEKTIGLISVDPSKRKTGGALLGDRIRMNAINNPRVYMRSLATRQSNLALSKYVEEAIQVLKAAQYDIIILETSGIGQSDTEIMDHSDVSLYVMTPEFGAATQLEKIDMLDFADLVAINKFDKRGALDAIRDVKKQYQRNHNLWDSNLDTLPVFGTIASQFNDPGMNTLYKAIMDKIVEKTNSDLKSTFKITREMSEKIYVIPPHRTRYLSEIAESNRKYDITAVSQEQVAQKLYGIFKTIESVAKKIPELNKVGINEDSVLPTALEIEKPGAIEDKIFINLLLNQFDKVKMDLDPYNWEIILTWDEKVNKYKNPVYTFKVRDREIKMATHTESLSHSQIPKIALPKFKAWGDILRWCLQENVPGEFPFTAGLYPFKREGEDPSRMFAGEGGPERTNKRFHYVSAGLPAKRLSTAFDSVTLYGNDPHIRPDIYGKIGNAGVSICCLDDAKKLYSGFDLVHAMTSVSMTINGPAPMLLGFFMNAAIDQQCELYIKENNLEKEVELKINKIYADKGVERPHYQGDLPEGNNGLGLMLLGVTGDQVLPLEVYDEIKARTLSQVRGTVQADILKEDQAQNTCIFSTEFALRLMGDVQEYFITKNVRNFYSVSISGYHIAEAGANPITQLAFTLSNGFTYVEYYLSRGMNINDFGPNLSFFFSNGVDPEYAVIGRVARKIWAKAMKNKYGANERAQMLKYHIQTSGRSLHAQEIDFNDIRTTLQALYAIYDNCNSLHTNAYDEAITTPTEESVRRAMAIQLIINKELGLAKNENPIQGAFIIEELTDLVEAAVLQEFDRITERGGVLGAMETMYQRSKIQEESLYYETLKHTGEFPIIGVNTFLSSKGSPTVIPAEVIRATEEEKQYQITMLNNLHQSNQDKVNEQLKAIQDAAIKNENLFEHLMEATKVCSLGQITAALFEVGGQYRRNM; encoded by the coding sequence ATGGAACCAATAAAACCGTATGTCCCTGTCAATAAAGTAAGAATTGTAACTGCAGCGTCACTTTTTGACGGTCACGATGCCGCGATTAATATCATGAGGAGAATTATTCAGTCAACCGGGGTTGAAGTGATTCATTTGGGTCATGACCGTAGTGTTGAGGAAGTCGTGAATACAGCTATTCAGGAGGATGCGAATGCGATAGCTTTGACTTCATATCAAGGAGGACACAACGAATATTTTAAATATATGTATGACTTGCTTAAAGAAAAAGGAGCAGGGCATATTAAAATATTTGGCGGTGGCGGTGGTGTTATTTTGCCTTCGGAAATAGCGGAATTACAAGAATATGGCATTGCAAGAATTTATGCTCCGGATGATGGTCGAGCAATGGGATTGCAAGGCATGATAAATGACTTGGTACAACGTTCAGATTATGCAATTGGGGACGTTCTGAAAGATGAAATGAATCATCTTGAAGATAAAAATCCTAGGGCTATTGCCAGAATTATCTCTTCGGCAGAAAATTTTCCCGAAGTGGCAAAACCTATTTTAGATACAATTCACAATAAAAATAAAACCAGTAAAACACCCGTTTTAGGAATTACAGGAACTGGCGGCGCTGGAAAATCATCTTTGGTTGATGAGTTAGTACGCCGTTTTTTGATTGATTTTCCTGAAAAAACGATTGGATTAATTTCGGTAGATCCTTCCAAAAGGAAAACAGGTGGTGCACTTTTGGGCGATAGAATCCGGATGAATGCCATCAATAATCCTAGGGTTTACATGCGTTCTTTGGCTACTCGACAATCAAATTTGGCTTTGTCTAAATATGTTGAAGAAGCAATTCAGGTTTTGAAAGCCGCACAATACGACATTATTATCCTTGAAACTTCCGGAATAGGTCAATCTGATACGGAAATTATGGATCATTCGGATGTTTCTTTGTATGTCATGACACCTGAATTTGGTGCTGCAACCCAATTGGAAAAAATCGATATGCTTGATTTTGCCGATTTAGTAGCCATAAATAAATTTGATAAACGCGGGGCATTAGATGCGATTCGGGATGTTAAAAAGCAATACCAGCGCAATCATAATCTTTGGGACTCAAATTTAGACACTTTACCTGTTTTCGGGACGATTGCTTCGCAGTTTAATGATCCCGGAATGAATACGCTTTACAAAGCAATCATGGATAAAATTGTTGAGAAAACAAATTCTGATTTGAAATCAACCTTCAAAATTACTCGCGAAATGAGTGAGAAAATCTATGTCATTCCGCCACACAGAACGCGTTATTTATCTGAAATTGCCGAAAGTAACCGGAAATATGATATTACTGCGGTGAGCCAAGAACAAGTTGCTCAAAAATTATACGGAATTTTTAAAACGATTGAATCGGTTGCTAAAAAAATTCCGGAATTGAATAAAGTTGGAATTAATGAAGATTCCGTTTTACCAACGGCTTTAGAAATAGAAAAACCGGGTGCTATTGAAGATAAAATTTTCATCAATCTATTGCTGAATCAATTTGATAAAGTAAAAATGGATTTAGATCCGTATAATTGGGAAATCATTTTGACTTGGGACGAGAAAGTAAACAAGTACAAGAATCCAGTTTATACGTTTAAAGTTCGTGACAGAGAAATAAAAATGGCTACGCACACAGAGTCACTTTCGCATTCTCAAATCCCGAAAATTGCGTTACCTAAGTTCAAAGCTTGGGGTGATATTTTACGTTGGTGTCTGCAGGAAAATGTTCCTGGAGAATTTCCGTTTACCGCTGGATTGTATCCTTTTAAACGTGAAGGAGAAGATCCTTCTCGAATGTTTGCTGGAGAGGGCGGACCGGAAAGAACCAACAAACGCTTTCATTATGTAAGCGCGGGATTACCCGCAAAACGATTGTCAACTGCTTTTGACAGTGTGACTTTATACGGAAACGACCCGCATATACGACCTGATATTTATGGAAAAATTGGTAATGCCGGAGTTTCTATTTGTTGTTTGGATGATGCCAAAAAATTATACTCCGGTTTTGATTTGGTTCACGCCATGACATCTGTCAGTATGACTATTAATGGACCAGCACCTATGTTATTAGGGTTTTTTATGAATGCGGCGATTGATCAGCAATGTGAATTGTACATCAAAGAAAATAATCTTGAAAAAGAAGTTGAATTAAAAATTAATAAAATATACGCAGATAAAGGTGTCGAAAGACCACATTACCAAGGTGATTTACCGGAAGGAAATAACGGTTTAGGTTTGATGCTTTTGGGTGTAACCGGAGATCAGGTTTTGCCTTTGGAAGTGTATGATGAGATCAAAGCAAGAACGTTGTCTCAAGTTCGTGGAACGGTTCAGGCTGATATTTTGAAAGAAGATCAGGCACAGAATACCTGTATTTTCTCGACTGAATTTGCATTGCGATTAATGGGTGATGTGCAGGAATATTTCATTACTAAGAATGTTAGAAATTTCTATTCGGTTTCTATTTCTGGGTATCACATTGCCGAAGCAGGTGCAAATCCAATCACGCAATTGGCTTTCACACTATCGAATGGTTTCACGTATGTGGAATATTATTTGAGTCGTGGAATGAATATCAATGATTTTGGACCAAACTTATCGTTCTTCTTTTCAAATGGTGTTGATCCGGAATATGCCGTTATTGGTCGTGTAGCACGAAAAATTTGGGCGAAAGCCATGAAAAATAAATATGGCGCTAACGAACGGGCACAAATGTTGAAGTACCATATTCAAACTTCCGGCCGTTCTTTGCACGCACAGGAAATAGATTTCAATGATATTCGTACGACTTTGCAAGCCTTGTATGCAATTTATGACAACTGTAATTCATTGCACACCAATGCGTATGATGAAGCAATCACCACGCCTACAGAAGAATCTGTACGTCGTGCCATGGCGATTCAGTTGATTATCAATAAAGAATTAGGTTTGGCGAAAAACGAAAACCCAATTCAAGGTGCTTTCATTATCGAAGAACTGACAGATTTAGTGGAAGCTGCAGTTTTACAGGAATTTGATAGAATCACCGAACGCGGTGGTGTGCTTGGTGCAATGGAAACCATGTATCAACGTTCTAAAATTCAAGAGGAAAGTTTGTATTATGAAACGCTAAAGCATACGGGTGAGTTCCCGATTATCGGAGTAAATACTTTTTTGAGTTCCAAAGGGTCTCCAACAGTAATTCCAGCCGAAGTAATTCGCGCCACCGAAGAAGAAAAACAATATCAAATTACGATGTTGAATAATTTGCATCAGTCAAATCAGGACAAAGTCAACGAGCAATTGAAAGCAATACAAGATGCAGCCATTAAAAATGAAAACTTATTCGAACATTTAATGGAAGCGACCAAAGTGTGTTCGTTGGGACAAATTACGGCCGCTTTGTTTGAAGTAGGCGGGCAATACAGAAGAAACATGTAA
- a CDS encoding DUF4197 domain-containing protein: MKRILIVTILLSITFSSCAEMQQVINQFPQIQGIGGVDVSGGLKEALNNGISKQVTKLTATDGFYKNEAVKILLPDELKKVDSGLRKIGLSSLADEGLKVLNRAAEDAVKEATPIFVNAVVNMSFSDATTILMGNESAATQYLENSTSTALYGKFNPVIQNSFRKVGADKVWSNIITKYNNIPLVKKVNPDLTDYVTNQAMQGVFKMIAVEEKNIRTNLSSRTSPLLQKVFAMQDHK; the protein is encoded by the coding sequence ATGAAACGAATTTTAATCGTAACGATTCTTCTATCCATAACTTTCTCGAGTTGTGCCGAAATGCAACAAGTCATCAATCAATTTCCACAAATACAAGGCATAGGCGGTGTTGATGTTTCCGGTGGATTAAAAGAAGCACTTAACAACGGAATTTCAAAACAAGTGACTAAGTTAACCGCAACCGATGGGTTTTACAAAAACGAAGCGGTAAAAATTCTATTGCCGGACGAATTGAAGAAAGTAGATTCCGGATTGCGAAAAATAGGATTAAGTTCACTTGCTGACGAAGGATTAAAAGTCCTTAATCGTGCTGCCGAAGATGCCGTAAAAGAAGCAACTCCTATATTTGTGAATGCTGTAGTAAACATGAGTTTTTCTGACGCAACGACTATCTTGATGGGCAATGAAAGTGCCGCAACCCAATATTTAGAAAACAGCACTTCGACTGCTTTGTACGGAAAATTTAATCCTGTAATACAAAATTCATTCCGTAAAGTGGGCGCAGATAAAGTATGGAGTAATATCATAACAAAATACAACAACATTCCCCTTGTAAAAAAAGTAAATCCGGATTTGACAGATTATGTCACGAATCAAGCCATGCAAGGTGTTTTTAAAATGATTGCGGTTGAAGAAAAAAACATCAGAACTAATTTGAGTTCCAGAACCTCTCCGTTATTACAGAAAGTATTTGCTATGCAAGACCATAAATAA